The Triticum aestivum cultivar Chinese Spring chromosome 3A, IWGSC CS RefSeq v2.1, whole genome shotgun sequence genome includes a region encoding these proteins:
- the LOC123059295 gene encoding uncharacterized protein, which produces MSSFAYEKLKKLPPPPPPASDQEDAHYAVAAAQDHYYRHAAAAIVASRRTWRSRRSSSGTGPRRRGRPLRISSLARALRRRAAAVGGRVRASVARVVTRLKEGGPCVAALFAGNYMFLQVTPSMAVPAAAGVGRGAFLPYYLAVKGKAAGAGAVHGLIRA; this is translated from the coding sequence ATGAGCAGCTTCGCGTACGAGAAGCTCAAGAAGCTCCCGCCCCCACCCCCTCCCGCCAGCGACCAGGAGGACGCGCACTACGCCGTGGCCGCCGCTCAGGACCACTACTACCGCCACGCAGCCGCCGCGATCGTCGCCAGCAGGAGGACATGGCGGAGCCGCCGGTCGTCCTCGGGCACCGGGCCGCGCCGGCGCGGAAGGCCGCTGAGGATCTCGAGCCTGGCGCGGGCGCTGCGTCGGAGGGCGGCAGCCGTGGGTGGCAGGGTGCGGGCGTCAGTGGCCCGGGTGGTGACTAGGCTCAAGGAGGGCGGGCCCTGCGTGGCCGCCCTCTTCGCCGGCAACTACATGTTCCTGCAGGTCACGCCGTCGATGGCCGTGCCCGCCGCGGCCGGGGTCGGCAGGGGGGCCTTCCTGCCATACTACCTCGCCGTCAAGGGcaaggccgccggcgccggcgccgtgcACGGCTTGATCCGCGCCTAG